The following coding sequences are from one Nitrospinota bacterium window:
- a CDS encoding ketoacyl-ACP synthase III, whose translation MKGVRIIGTGSYTPKRVLTNFDLEKMVETSDEWIFTRTGIRERRLADQDEATSDMAYQASLVALDDAKVTPGELDLLVVATVTPDTPFPATACHLQRHLGAWQAAAFDLSAACSGFIYGLSVAEQYLLTGRYRTILVVGAEVLSRIIDWKDRNTCVLFADGAGATVLRASDDPSRGILSTHLHADGGMADHLIIQGGGSRMPMSEEVLRNRLNYIQMRGNETFKLAVRTMSRAALEVLDHHGYKPTDVDLFIPHQANSRIIDAISKRLGIQREKVFINLDRLGNTSAASIPIALDEARRSGRVNRDDLVLLVGMGAGLTWGSTLIRW comes from the coding sequence ATGAAGGGTGTAAGAATCATCGGAACGGGCTCGTACACCCCCAAGCGGGTATTGACGAACTTCGACCTGGAGAAGATGGTCGAGACGAGTGACGAGTGGATTTTCACCCGAACGGGGATTCGGGAGCGGCGCCTAGCAGACCAGGACGAGGCGACCAGCGATATGGCCTATCAGGCATCTCTGGTGGCCCTCGACGACGCGAAGGTTACCCCGGGGGAGCTAGACCTACTGGTGGTAGCTACCGTGACCCCGGATACCCCTTTTCCTGCGACAGCATGCCACCTCCAGCGCCATCTAGGCGCATGGCAGGCGGCGGCGTTCGACCTCTCGGCAGCCTGCTCGGGTTTTATCTACGGCCTGTCGGTTGCCGAGCAATACCTTCTGACGGGCCGCTACCGGACCATCCTCGTGGTGGGCGCGGAGGTCTTGAGTCGTATCATCGACTGGAAGGACCGTAACACGTGCGTCCTTTTCGCCGATGGGGCGGGTGCCACGGTGCTTCGGGCCTCCGACGACCCAAGCCGGGGCATCCTCTCGACCCACCTCCACGCCGACGGCGGCATGGCCGATCACCTCATCATCCAAGGGGGCGGAAGCCGGATGCCCATGAGTGAGGAGGTTCTCCGCAACCGCCTCAACTACATCCAGATGCGGGGAAATGAGACCTTCAAGCTTGCCGTAAGGACCATGAGCAGGGCGGCCCTCGAGGTCCTCGACCACCATGGCTACAAGCCGACCGATGTGGATCTCTTCATCCCTCACCAGGCGAATAGTCGAATTATCGATGCTATCTCCAAAAGGCTCGGCATACAGCGAGAGAAGGTCTTCATCAACCTCGACCGGCTGGGCAACACCTCGGCAGCCTCAATCCCCATTGCTCTCGACGAGGCCCGGCGGTCCGGTCGGGTCAACCGGGACGACCTCGTGCTGTTAGTAGGAATGGGGGCCGGGCTGACCTGGGGCTCGACCTTAATCAGATGGTAG